One Pseudomonadota bacterium genomic window carries:
- the pfp gene encoding diphosphate--fructose-6-phosphate 1-phosphotransferase — protein sequence MAKETIGIIVGGGPAPGINGVISSATIEAINQGKTVLGIMGGFKNLFEGNVNCVLPLTIEDVSRLHATGGSILRTSRDAPENAKEKFKILMATLKKLGIKYLITIGGEGTCFMAKWIEMEGRGSVNVVHTPKTIDNDIPIPGGISTFGYQTARHVGVELVSNIIEDARTMGRWYFISTMGRHTGHLALGIGKASGATITLIPEEFPEAKVSIRKVADILTGSIIKRHTMGRDYGVVIIAEGIAERFDMDELAKCESVEKDEITGKIRLPDIQLGRVLREVVRNNLRTIGIASPIVSMNIGYELRAAPPIPFDIEYTRNLGYGAVRYLLKGGTGAMIVVYEGRIIPVPFVEMFDSKGRIKIRKVDINSELYEVARKYMIRLEKEDFEGDRLKKLAATAKMKPEEFRTRFNYIIEEPTR from the coding sequence ATGGCTAAAGAGACAATCGGTATCATTGTTGGCGGCGGTCCGGCACCCGGAATCAACGGGGTCATAAGTTCTGCAACTATAGAGGCTATCAATCAGGGAAAAACAGTGCTCGGAATTATGGGTGGGTTCAAAAACCTCTTCGAAGGTAACGTGAACTGCGTTTTGCCCCTCACCATTGAAGACGTATCAAGACTGCATGCAACGGGCGGCTCAATACTGCGAACATCTCGCGATGCCCCCGAAAATGCAAAAGAGAAATTTAAGATACTCATGGCAACGCTAAAGAAATTAGGTATAAAGTACCTTATTACCATAGGTGGCGAAGGTACTTGCTTCATGGCAAAATGGATAGAGATGGAAGGCAGGGGATCAGTAAATGTTGTGCATACACCAAAAACCATCGACAACGATATTCCTATTCCTGGCGGTATCTCAACCTTCGGGTACCAGACAGCCCGTCATGTAGGTGTTGAGCTTGTCAGCAACATTATTGAAGATGCCCGGACTATGGGGAGATGGTATTTTATCAGCACTATGGGAAGACATACAGGCCATTTGGCCCTGGGGATCGGGAAAGCCTCAGGGGCTACAATAACACTTATCCCCGAAGAATTCCCGGAGGCTAAGGTATCGATACGCAAAGTAGCTGACATCCTTACGGGATCAATAATAAAAAGACACACCATGGGAAGAGACTATGGTGTTGTAATAATTGCTGAAGGCATCGCTGAAAGATTCGATATGGATGAGCTTGCCAAGTGTGAAAGCGTTGAGAAGGATGAAATAACCGGTAAAATAAGATTGCCCGATATACAGCTTGGCAGGGTCTTAAGAGAAGTGGTGCGAAATAACCTGCGTACAATCGGTATCGCTTCTCCTATTGTCAGCATGAATATAGGGTACGAATTAAGGGCAGCGCCTCCTATTCCATTCGATATTGAATATACGAGAAACCTTGGGTACGGGGCAGTGCGCTACCTTCTTAAGGGTGGTACCGGTGCAATGATCGTGGTATACGAGGGACGCATTATCCCTGTTCCCTTTGTTGAGATGTTTGATTCAAAGGGTCGGATAAAGATTCGAAAAGTTGATATAAATTCTGAGCTTTATGAAGTTGCAAGGAAATACATGATACGGCTTGAAAAAGAGGATTTTGAAGGAGATCGCCTTAAAAAACTTGCGGCCACGGCCAAAATGAAACCTGAGGAATTCCGCACACGATTCAATTACATAATCGAAGAACCGACCCGTTAA
- a CDS encoding MlaD family protein produces MSNRMVSSELKVGIMILIGILILFYMSFRIGKYGVFSEHGYELTAVFINATGLDVKTPVKIAGVEIGKIKKISLDGFKALATLTIRGSVKIPVDSKISIRSQGILGDKFLEITPGNDQKILARGGRIQDVAEAPDLEQLFASVNGAAKNFGETMGELKGIIGEKEKIDIRKGIENFQEVSGDFKNLIKENKGNISRVVSNVDETMSGLKLMVKDVESGKGTLGLLVKDEKLYNDAREAVSVLKNISADIEQGKGTIGKLVKDEAIYDEAKATITNIKDLTDGIKKGEGTLGRLAKDDSLFIETEKAVKKVQKAAEGIQEMTPVTILGTIFGMFF; encoded by the coding sequence ATGAGCAACCGGATGGTTTCTTCAGAATTAAAGGTAGGCATTATGATTCTGATAGGGATACTCATTTTGTTCTATATGTCATTCAGAATCGGAAAATATGGAGTTTTCAGTGAGCACGGCTATGAGCTTACCGCTGTTTTTATTAATGCAACCGGGCTTGACGTGAAAACACCTGTTAAAATTGCAGGTGTGGAGATTGGAAAAATTAAAAAAATTTCACTTGATGGTTTTAAAGCCCTTGCAACGCTCACCATAAGGGGTAGCGTGAAAATCCCTGTAGACAGCAAGATTTCCATTAGATCTCAGGGCATTCTTGGGGATAAATTCCTCGAAATTACACCCGGAAATGATCAAAAAATATTGGCCCGGGGCGGAAGAATTCAAGATGTTGCCGAAGCCCCTGATTTAGAACAACTCTTTGCTTCTGTGAATGGAGCTGCAAAGAATTTTGGTGAGACGATGGGTGAATTAAAAGGCATCATAGGTGAGAAGGAGAAGATTGACATAAGGAAGGGTATTGAAAATTTTCAGGAGGTCAGCGGTGACTTTAAAAACCTTATAAAAGAAAACAAAGGCAATATAAGCCGGGTTGTTTCCAATGTAGATGAAACGATGTCCGGGTTAAAACTGATGGTAAAAGATGTTGAGTCAGGGAAGGGTACGTTGGGCTTACTTGTGAAAGACGAAAAATTATATAACGATGCCAGAGAAGCGGTAAGTGTCCTCAAAAACATCTCTGCCGATATCGAACAGGGCAAGGGGACTATCGGTAAACTCGTTAAAGACGAAGCAATATATGACGAAGCAAAGGCAACTATCACAAACATAAAAGATCTGACAGACGGGATTAAAAAAGGCGAAGGCACATTGGGAAGATTGGCAAAAGACGATAGTCTGTTTATTGAAACAGAAAAGGCTGTAAAAAAGGTTCAGAAGGCGGCAGAAGGTATCCAGGAGATGACGCCCGTTACAATTCTTGGCACTATATTCGGTATGTTCTTTTAG